The Rhea pennata isolate bPtePen1 chromosome 23, bPtePen1.pri, whole genome shotgun sequence genomic interval aaaatgactgCCTTAAACTCACACCTGTTAAATGGCTGAAATTAGGCAAGATAAATGCCATGCTTAAAGATTTTGCTATTCAAGTGAGGCTAGCGTAAAGGGGCACACACCAGGCTGTCTGAAACATAGCACTCAAATTTCACCTAAGGCAAAAATATCCTCCATGCACAAAATTTCATCCAAACCAATGGAAATCAGCAGCTGAACTTATATTTCCTCTAAGGACATCAAAAGCAGAAGTGGTTCAGTCCAAGTCCTAACACTTTTAACATAAGCCAGGATTTTTCTGTGctaatgagaatatttttactaaatAAACTTTGCTGCTTGGCATCCTCTGGCATCGCTGCGCTCCCCGAGGCAGCTCGGTTAAAAGCACTCATCACTGCCTGTAGTGCGTTCATCCATAGAGGCCCAGGTGGCTGGCCTGTAACATGAACAGGCTTCTGGCAGCATTTGCACATGAGGATGAGGACACCAAGTTCTGGCAGAATCAGGTGAGGAGTCCTAGGGCCAGAACAGCAACAGGGGCTGCGGGTGAAGCCAGGGCTCTCATGCACACAGGAGCAGCTTGGGACTGAAGGGCACTGGCAGAACAGCGGCGTCCGTAAGGTCTGTTGTAGACAGACTCTCACTCTGGCGCTGAGAGTCGCTGCTGAGGAGAGCAAGCTACTCCACGTGCTGTGTGGCCAGTGCTGTTAGCTCCTTGCAGCAGAGCTCACCCAGAATGAACCATACAAGTACCACCCATTGTCATTTGATCAAtcagaaatatgaaaacaaaaaaaacatacagagcTCAGAAGGAGTTCAGTAAggcacagtgaagaaatttctaTTGCATCCACAAGACAAAGGAGCAATGATTTCAGATAAGCTGGACCATGTTGGGGGCATTACCAAAGTTAACTGACTTTAAGTATGCTCAAATTTTGCCCAACTGAAAGCTGCATCAGAAATTTGTCTGGAGCCCATAGCCAAGATGCACTCTACAAAAAGTTGGAGTTGCTCTCAACAGCGAAGAGGTGCTAGTTGCATACCACCCCGCTCTAGAGCACGCTGCTGATGAAAACAAGCCCTGCACCGTGGCTGCTCCTAACTCTGTATTCAGCCAGCTCTGGGGTGGACAACTGTATAGAAAAACAGTGCAAGAAGGGAGGTTTACTTTGGGGGATATcctcacacacaaaaaaaaaaaaaaagaaagaaagaaagaaagaaagaaagaaagaaaaaaggcagtaaCCCCAGAAACACGCTTCATGAACAACCACTATTATTCTGCCCAAGAAATGTAGCTGTGTGTCCATTTAAACCAGCTGGAGCTCTTCAGTAGTTTTTAATATTACACGGTTTGTTACTGGAATTTATCAAAAAAGCCTGTGGCAAGGACCATAGTCTAAAACCTTGACAGAAGCCAGCCTGACAACATCTGATACAAGAGCAAATAGAAATGAAGGCATTTGTTTCATCTAGTGTATGCTCCTATTTTGCTAACAAATGGCTCAGCAACTGATACCAGAGCACAGGACCTTTCACTTCTTTGTTATTTTCAAGCCAGCCAGGGTATTAAAATGAGTTCTTAGATCTCAGCCCAGGCTGTAGTGAGCAGATAAAAATACCTGATACTGTCCTTGCCTGGACAGCAACCACAGCAGGTGAGCAGGAGCCTTAACAGGACTCTAAAGGGAAAGCTGCAGCAATCCTGATGGGCTGCACCAGTTCTACCAGGCACCGGTCTCCAGTCTCTCCTGTCAGTCTACCAGCATTAAAGGCAGTCAGGAGAATTCTCTGACCACTCTACGATCAGCTGCATCTTCTAAACCACAGTTAACCCTTAAATTTTTCCAACTTGCAAtcacaaacactgttcagatGGTAAGTAGTCTTGCAGACCACTGTGCAGGAATCATTGCCCTACAAAACTACTTAAGCTCTATTTCACATTGTAACATTTCTTATATTAACAACTACAGATAAAAGGTCAATGGTACCTATAGGTCAATATCATCTCTGATCTTAAACAAAAGACATTCAAGGCAGATAGCAAGCAATTAATTACCAGCAACTTTAACAGCCCCTTTGGCACTAACAAGCCTATGTTTTGGTCCATGCTCCCAATTCACTGCTGTTTGGAAGGAGATCCATCAACAGGGACACTTTCCATATATGAGGCAATTCCCAGGGAGGGAAGGCAACAGGGGAGAAAACAATAGGTGATCTCACTTCAGGATGTCAGTGCCTTGAGAAACAGGACAATGGTGGGCACCGAGACTCTGTTGGGAAGCAGCCCACTGCGCCAGCGTGGACGGGGCACTCTGGATAGGGGGACAAAGCATCTCGGGAGAGGAAGGAACGCTGAGAAtcagagaggaaagggaggaatgaaAATATGCATGTACAAGAGcgtaaaaaataaaaagccatcTCATTCTCCTGTTTCTGCTAGTGACTCCCATTCTGCTGCACGAGCAGCCAGTGTCAACATAACCCAGCAGGCACTATGACAGCAGAATGAGATCAGCTTCTTTCAAGCAAAGCTATTTGATTGCTTGTTCCTCCCTCaaaaggcaggaagggaaaCAGGAGGTGGGTCTCAATCCTATTCTCTAAGGCTGTCTTCCCTGCAGATCAGTCTAACAGCCCAGAAGCACAAAAACTGCAGACTTCAACTCTACAGTGCAGCCAACACCCACCTTTCCTTGTAATGGCAGGGAGAGGATAAAGCTGATCTGGCTGCAGGTTTTGTAACTGTTGGTAAGCTCAGACAACAAGCAGTCTCTGTTCTAGCAAGTACAGACACTCAGTATTCTTCTTCTCAAACCTATGTCTAAATGCCAAGTAACATTGGCCTTCCAGGTCTGGAAAGCTGCTAATTCAACCCCTTGAGGCCCCAAAGCCTGAGATCCCTGCTCTAGCATAAGGCCTCCCTGCTATTCACACAGAACTCTATTACATAAACTAAACAAATAAGACCACCCACCCACAATTTCCCCATGTAACAGGCTCACCTGTCACCATTGGCAGATATGGCATCAAACTTGGGTTTCTTCTTTGGGATTTCATTCTGAATAGAAGAGGTGGATAAGGTTTTCTGgctggagaaaaaaggaaattgtatGTCAGAACCTGACTGACTTTACTCTAAGACAGAGCAGCAGATAAACATTCCCACCTACTTCGAGCCTATTAAAACCAGATTTCCTAGTACAAgaaagaatgattaaaaaaaatcattcttttaagCTTCAATTCTCCTTTAGCTGGagactaaaaataaacagaaaataatgtgtCACTCAGATCAGTAGGTAGCTGAAGAACTTATGtttaaaagcttaatttcaATCATCAAATTTTACAAATGTATACAAGAAAGTTCAGTAAGTCAAATGACTACCAAAGCACTCTCAGACTACAAGCCAATGCCAGAACAGTGGAGGTTACAAACAAGCAAAGCCTGACATAGCCAGATTCTCCTGAACAACAGATAACTGCCAAACCCATCACTGTTGCATGGTACCAAGGCCCAAGACACGTCTCCAGCTACTTTAAAATGCATCTAAGGAGTGTGGTGCAGTCAGGCGTCCTGTTTGCTCACCCCACAGGCAAGCCCTGCACGACAGAAGTGATTGCTAAGAAGCTCGTGCAGGTTACCTGTTGTAATGGCTGCCACTGCTGAGCCTACTGTAttgttctttctcctgcagGCTTGCCCGGGAAGAGCTGCTTAGGTGTTTGCACTGCTCTTTGGTCTTCTGTAGGACCCGTTTATAGGACAGTGTGCATAACCAGCATAGCAGCTTTCCATCCACCTGGAAGACAAGAGAGTTGGAGGGAGAATTTTGTCTCACTTCCTGCCCAAAACCCAACCACAGAGAAGACAAGAAGCATCTTCAGGTTTTAAGATCATGGACAAAAAAGCAGTGATTCAGAAATGATCCCTCAAGTGCCTGGAAAGAATAAGAAGTGCATTTGACATGGCTGGTGCAACACAGGCAACAATCTTTAATAGCAACTAACTTACTGTATCTACAGGCTCTTCCAAGCTTTGCTTTTTGACTCTCTTCTATCACCTATTCACCAGGACAGGCTAAGTCCCAGTGGGATTTCTGTCAAAGCAAAGCTGAATAATTGTACATGAAAGGGTAGTCCCTGGAGAGCAAAACAATGAGGCTCTGTGCTCAAGGAAGACCAGCAGGTGAACAGTGCCTATCAATGCAGCATCCAAAATGAACAATAGATGTTTATAACCTGCAAAAAGCAGGCCATATACCACTTACATTGTTTCAAGTAAAGGATGTGCAGAAGCCACAGAATGGGTTTCTTGGTtgaagtgtgtgtgttgggggggggggtgtggagGACATTTCCAGCACCTCAAGCTACAGCATAAGGATCCTTTTCCATCCCTTTTACCCAGCAGGTgcctttcattttacaaaaaggTCCTTTTTCATTTGCCATCCCACCCCCTCTTAGGCCAAATTCAAGAGGCTTTTCATCAACAGACCCGGCCAAGGAACAAAGGGGCTCAAAGATTAAACAGCTCCTACATACAGCTCCCACAGCAAAGCTCAACtccaaaaaagcattttacaaacaaGGACACCCTCTTTCGAAATGCTAGAGATTGTGTGAAGAAGACAGACACGCAGTCACTTTGACCAACCTTTTTACCTTTTCAGACCCCTTTACAAAGGTACTGACCTTCTTCCTATCATCCTTCCGGTCAAACGCACATTGCTGCTTGCACTGCTCACAGGAGTGCGGAGGTCCATACTTCTTTTCAGAGTTTGTGCAACGCTGACACTTGTTTCCAATAAATGCTGCTATTATGTTGCAGTACTGGCAGGGTTTgggctttaaaaaacaagaacaaatgaTATAGCAGTGTCTTCTAATTACATTAGTACATGgttcttcccccttctccctgtcacttcaaaatctttatttcccTGGACAAAGCTAACCGTAATGCTGATCCAGGAGGCACAACTACATTTGATTCCCAGTCTCTAGTTAAATGTATTTAGCCATGACACCCAGACAACATATGAAGTACTATGAAatctttagaaaatatatacCACCAAAATAGAAACAATCAAAATCTCTGCTTCAGATTTCAGAcaagcaggaagaaatatttatcgCTGCTTCCTGTGGCAATCTCACTTTATGTAATCACATTCTTGTTTCTATTGGATATTGAATAGTTTGTTTCCTGTCTAAAATGATGCAGAGCTGTTCTTTtctgtactaaaaaaaaataaacggTAAAAGCTTAACGCTTGAGGGAGCAGCATATTATTGATCAGTCATGCTATTACAACAGAGCCAGTGCATAAACTGCTCTGGGACTCACTAGAATAAAGACAAGAGGGATTAAAGGAAAAGACGTTGGTGAGAATGAGCCCTGCTCACTTACTGTTCCATAGAGCTTCACATTCTGAGCACACTTCTTGCATATTGTGTTGGTTTTACTGTTAAGAAGAAGAACAGATCATTTTATTAACAcgttccccctctcccccccccaaaaaaattaaACCTCTATGGTTGAATCCCAGTCCCCCCCTGCCAGGCTTCATCTCTGGGGTAAGATTGTATTCATCTTCACAAGGAACTCTGGTAACAAAGTGTATTTTCTATCCCCATCTTGTTGAACATAATTTGCCAAAAAATAGTATTACTAGGaggtatattttaattaaagtgtCCCCAGCTTGTATCAATTTTTGTGTCTTTATACGTACGGAGTGTGATCACTGACTAATTGGCAATAGACAAGATTTAGCACTAGTGACAACCTCAATTCTGGAGGAAGTCAGCTCTGGATCACAAACTAAAGGCAGGTCAGAACAGGGGTATATTTGTCCAACAAACAAGAGAGAGCACCTCACACAATGCCTGCACACATCATGCCCCCTAACTCCTGGCCTTATCAACTCTTCCTCTGTAAGTCATATAACttgcaaaaacacaaaaaggcaGATACACAGCAAAAGGAAACACATTAGAAGTTAATCTTTGGATATCAGAAATCAGATACGAGAAAACTCCGGGGGAGATGCCTCTGGATCCTTCATTGAAAAATGCAACTGAGCACCAACCAGAAATGAAAGCCAAGAGAAAAGTGCAAATCTAAGGACGTCGCACAGACACACTGACTCTCCCAGCAGACTTTGAAGGAAGCCAAGAGTCTCCCAAGTCCCCCACAGCAACAATCTACAGGTTAAGGCTCAGGCATCAAAGGTGTGGGATTGTTACAGCTGCCCGGGTGCATCTGTTCtaaagaaaacatcagttttCCCAGTTCAGCAGGCATTTACCTTTCCTGTTGGAATTCAGTCCTGCAGTAAGTGCATTTAACAATGGGATGTGCAATCCGGCACTCCTACAACAACAGGAAGCATTCAGTGAGATGCAGTGCTTCTCCTGTATGCCATTTCCCACAGTCCCAAATCACCTGCTGCCTTCCACTCCCATTGCACACA includes:
- the FAM76A gene encoding protein FAM76A isoform X3; this translates as MAALYACTKCHQRFPFEALSQGQQLCKECRIAHPIVKCTYCRTEFQQESKTNTICKKCAQNVKLYGTPKPCQYCNIIAAFIGNKCQRCTNSEKKYGPPHSCEQCKQQCAFDRKDDRKKVDGKLLCWLCTLSYKRVLQKTKEQCKHLSSSSRASLQEKEQYSRLSSGSHYNSQKTLSTSSIQNEIPKKKPKFDAISANGDSVPSSPEMLCPPIQSAPSTLAQWAASQQSLGAHHCPVSQGTDILNFSPDLALDSPGTDHFVIIAQLKEEVATLKKMLHQKDQMILEKEKKITELKADLQYQESQMRAKMNQMEKTHKEVMEQLQAKNRELLKQAAALSKGKKPEKSGAITSP
- the FAM76A gene encoding protein FAM76A isoform X1 encodes the protein MAALYACTKCHQRFPFEALSQGQQLCKECRIAHPIVKCTYCRTEFQQESKTNTICKKCAQNVKLYGTPKPCQYCNIIAAFIGNKCQRCTNSEKKYGPPHSCEQCKQQCAFDRKDDRKKVDGKLLCWLCTLSYKRVLQKTKEQCKHLSSSSRASLQEKEQYSRLSSGSHYNSQKTLSTSSIQNEIPKKKPKFDAISANGDSFSPDLALDSPGTDHFVIIAQLKEEVATLKKMLHQKDQMILEKEKKITELKADLQYQESQMRAKMNQMEKTHKEVMEQLQAKNRELLKQAAALSKGKKPEKSGAITSP
- the FAM76A gene encoding protein FAM76A isoform X2; translated protein: MAALYACTKCHQRFPFEALSQGQQLCKECRIAHPIVKCTYCRTEFQQESKTNTICKKCAQNVKLYGTPKPCQYCNIIAAFIGNKCQRCTNSEKKYGPPHSCEQCKQQCAFDRKDDRKKVDGKLLCWLCTLSYKRVLQKTKEQCKHLSSSSRASLQEKEQYSRLSSGSHYNSQKTLSTSSIQNEIPKKKPKFDAISANGDSFSPDLALDSPGTDHFVIIAQLKEEVATLKKMLHQKDQMILEKEKKITELKADLQYQESQMRAKMNQMEKTHKEVMEQLQWFSKVRHAGRSVCMWQSGEQHRLALLLL